From Oryzias melastigma strain HK-1 unplaced genomic scaffold, ASM292280v2 sc00386, whole genome shotgun sequence, the proteins below share one genomic window:
- the LOC112139647 gene encoding scavenger receptor cysteine-rich type 1 protein M130-like: MDHPTLMLLVTLCSSGLCAELHSGSEEFRLVGGASRCSGRLERKVLEEWEEEVEDNDNLRWNLERVDNVCKSLDCGSVVSIRRIQTSSLLEFNVEINCSDSIRLVNHLCSGRLEVMLNGSWSSVNEDDFDQQDAEVVCRELGCGPPSGLQGALYGGTEAPEWSREFLCEGHESALLKCRSSVQKYSGKAAGLTCSDSGNIRLVDGDHRCAGKLNSKYKGEWRSVDGYNINMKFAESVCELMDCGSPITLRRRRQDSGETVWRLYSSCDGSNLMECWKYPMTGRVFIEITCSEFIRLVNGDNQCSGRLEVKSNTSWSIVCEDDFDQQDAEVVCRELDCGPPSGLKGALYGETEAPEWSREFLCEGHESALLDCKSSSSSQKFCSSGKAVELTCSVPFRLVGTNSRCAGVLEVFYRKEWRPLYVDESDFNWNYEAATRVYTEKEIRLEVSCS, encoded by the exons ATGGATCATCCAACACTGATGCTGCTGGTGACTCTCTGCAGTTCAG GACTCTGTGCTGAACTCCATTCAG GTTCAGAGGAATTCAGGCTGGTGGGAGGAGCCAGCCGCTGCTCTGGCAGACTGGAGAGGAAGGTTCTGGAAGAATGGGAAGAAGAGGTTGAAGACAATGATAATCTGAGGTGGAACTTGGAGCGTGTGGATAATGTGTGCAAATCGCTGGACTGTGGATCTGTGGTGTCTATTAGGAGAATTCAAACATCTTCTCTTCTTGAGTTTAACGTGGAGATCAACTGTTCAG ACTCCATCAGGCTGGTGAACCATCTGTGCTCAGGCAGGCTGGAGGTGATGCTGAACGGCTCGTGGTCCTCAGTGAATGAAGATGACTTTGACCAGCAGGATGCAGAGGTGGTCTGTAGGGAGCTGGGATGTGGGCCTCCATCAGGCCTCCAGGGGGCGCTCTATGGAGGAACAGAGGCtccagagtggagcagagagttcCTCTGTGAAGGTCATGAGTCTGCTCTCCTGAAATGTAGAAGCTCTGTTCAAAAATATTCTGGAAAAGCTGCTGGACTCACCTGCTCAG ATTCTGGAAACATTCGGTTGGTTGATGGAGACCATCGTTGTGCTGGAAAACTGAACTCGAAATACAAAGGAGAATGGAGATCTGTTGATGGCTATAATATTAACATGAAGTTTGCAGAGTCTGTATGTGAACTGATGGACTGTGGTTCACCAATCACACTCAGAAGAAGACGACAAGACTCTGGAGAGACTGTCTGGAGACTCTATAGTAGCTGTGATGGATCTAATTTAATGGAGTGTTGGAAATACCCCATGACTGGCAGGGTTTTTATTGAGATCACCTGTTCAG AATTCATCAGGCTGGTGAACGGAGACAATCAGTGTTCAGGCAGGCTGGAGGTGAAGTCTAACACCTCCTGGTCCATAGTGTGTGAAGATGACTTTGACCAGCAGGATGCAGAGGTGGTCTGTAGGGAGCTGGACTGTGGGCCTCCATCAGGCCTCAAGGGGGCGCTCTATGGAGAAACAGAGGCtccagagtggagcagagagttcCTCTGTGAAGGTCATGAGTCTGCTCTACTCGACTGTAAAAGTAGCAGTTCATCTCAGAAGTTCTGTTCTTCTGGTAAAGCTGTTGAGCTCACCTGTTCAG tCCCTTTCAGGTTGGTGGGAACAAACAGCCGCTGTGCTGGAGTTCTGGAAGTGTTCTACCGCAAAGAGTGGAGACCACTTTATGTAGATGAATCAGACTTCAACTGGAACTATGAAGCAGCAACTAGAGTGT ATACAGAGAAAGAGATCAGACTGGAGGTGTCGTGCTCAg